A window of Clupea harengus chromosome 24, Ch_v2.0.2, whole genome shotgun sequence genomic DNA:
atttgtcctcctctttttcctcctctttgtccttctgttctctctgcatGCActatttttagtttttcttcCTGGGCCCTCTTAGCAGTACATTAACACAATCAATATGTACAGCAGAAACAAAAATATTGCTAatgctgctcctcctctgctgctcctgctgctgcttctgctgctacaacttcttcttctgctgctgctacttTTTCTTTTGCTGTTGCCACTTTTACttttgctgctgctactacttgTTGTGCTGCTGCTACTTCTatgtttgctgctgctgcttcttcttTTGCTTCTGCTGCTTTTTTTGCTGCTTCTTTTTCATcacttcctgctgctgctgctgctgctgctgcttctttagcagtatttatttcccaaaacatttttactcctgctcctactcctattcctcctgctactgctgctagtGCTGCTAGTGCTGGTAATGCTGCTCCTCCTGTCACTATTCCTGCTGCTATTGCTAATGGCACTCCTAATACTATTCCAATACCAAGTATAATTTTGgatattttttttgctttgaatTCCTTCTCCAGTTTTTCGAAATACTGCCTCCATTTTTTCGCGTTCTGCTTATCTGCTTTGAAGGTCTTCCTCCTTTCATTCGCGgcattctccttttcttttaGTCTCTTCCACTTTTCTTCTGCAGCCATcaactctgcctctctgcccatTTTCCTCTCATTTTCTATGTCCAGCCccatttgttttttctttctctcttcctctgccttctgcctctcttcctcagccttctttctctcctccttttctcttatttttctctGCGCCTCCTTGTACATCTCATTGGTGTAATTTGCTCCCCCATTCTCCTCCACCATGGCCTCAATTTTCTCCTTTAGCTCTCTGACCTGCTGAGTGCTGTCTTTACTCTTATTGTTGAAGACAAGATATCCACCCCCAACCTTTTCAGTAAGAGATAAGAGTGCAGGAGATTTGCACAGAAAATCCCCCACTGGTTTCCCCTTCAGCACATCCCCATGAGTGAGGAGCACTATAGTGTACTTCAGCGCCCCCTCACCAAAGTTCTCCTGGATCCACTTCAcagcattcctctcctcctctgtgaaccTCACATCTAATCTGATAACCAGCAGGAAGGCATGAGGCCCAGGGAGAGACATCTCAACACACTTCTCCAGCTCACCATTCAACTTTTCAAAAGACAATTCTGTATCAAACAATCCAGGTGTATCAATCACTGTTACTTTGCTACCAGCCACTACATTATGTTGATTACTGCAGGTTCTAGTCACAGATTCAAATGAGAGCTCCTCTTCAAAATCTTCCCTCCCCAGAATGGTGTTTCCTGAGGCACTCTTTCCACAACCAGTTTTCCCCAGCAGCACAACCCTTAGAGGAAACACTGTTGGAGGAAACAGTCAAAACTTTGACAGGATCTATATCCACATGACCTCCTCCACATACGTAATCAACACAAGAGGGTATTGGGTTATGGGGTAACTACATTTACTCTGCTTAATGTTCTTAAGAACATATGGAGGTGTCATGAGAAACTTTATTTGTGGTGTAGTCTAATTTCATTTGGAATAGGATAAAGGCAATGGAACATGTCTGGTTCTAGAATTAGTTTGGAACTTGCAGATCCcaaactgtattgtattgtcatcTTCTTCATGTGTACATGATGCTTGATCCCAAGTGTCTAAGCCTGACAATGATAGAATATAACACTGTATTTGATATGGGGCAGCATGGCAGGCATTCATTTATCATGTAACCATGTAGCACTGTAATGCATTTTGTccacaagaaacacaaacatgtcagcATTGTGTCCACACAATTATGAAGAGAGTACATTCTCTCATGCACAGAAAACAAGACAAATGATTCATGTCATGCACTAAAATATAAAAACAGATTGAGGCACTTCTTACTTTGTGGACAAAATTAACTAATTTCATAGTCAAAAGTAATTCTGTCAACATAATTGcatgattgctggttctgctcccacctacttaaatgctcttgtaaaggcaaatgttacccccaggatgctgtgctcgtctaatgagcgtcgtttagcactgccgtctgtgcaagcacgacaatctagactattctcattcgtagttccatgTTGGTGGAACAAGCTGACtagcacttacagcagttacattcctgcacttgtttttctatttcttatgttaaataatatttattgttacactatgtctattgctcgtagcttgactgttctctcacctgtacgtcactttggacaaaagcgtctgctaaacgactaaatgtaaatgtaaatgtaataatagATGTCTTAGGCCAACATATTTACTTTTGTGGCATGAAAAGTATAAAGTGCTATAGTATAATCAGTCCTTGCCATCAAATATTAATTTTGTCTAGGGTAAAATGGTTTGCCATATTACTGAAAGTATGATGTCCACAAAAGGTATTTGGTCTGATACCCACCGTGAGTCAGCAGGTTATATCAttaatgtcaaaatgaacaTCCATTTTAGAAAAAAGTACTCACTTTGGGGAGGTGAAGACATGCTTTTTCTCCGTGTTCCTAAGAGATCAGCACACAACAATTAATGTTACTTAGATACGCATGCACACTGatgtaaatttttttttttgataattATGCATTAGTAATTAATATAAGTTTTGATTTTGcagaaacaaaaatgtatagAATGAAGTTATGGCCTGGCAAAACACAAGTTATTCTCTCCTCTTGACTAACAGATGAAGTGCCTTTACCAGGTCACCGGAATGTCAAGGATTGCACTAAATGCCCTAACAACTGTAACACATGCATgttcacacgcgcacacacacactcatgggggCACAAACAGATTACTCATGGCAACCTGATATAATATTAGTAAAGTAAATGTAGTAACTTGTTATATGACACTGTTCATGACTTCATGAGGAATTGTGAATTacattcaaactttttttgaaaAGCCAGAATTCATGTTTTCCAATTAGAATGATTAATTTTCTTCTCAGATTAAAGGAGGTATTTATCAATAGCACACTATTGGGTCATTTCATGTCAAGGCACCTAAAGGTCCCCACCTTCCCCACCAAAGGTCTCCTGCAGTTTTTCACTGAATCTTCAACAATTACAATGACGTGTGAAGTTGGGTTTTCATGCAATCTGATTTTTCTCTCCAAATTTCGAATGACCAATTGTAGTAGGAATACCTAAATGTTTGTATGCATTATATAAAGCATCTTcaatttttttatgtatttttcttttttttttttacttcaatcTTTACATGTCAGAAAGTGTCTGAAACCAGTCACTCAAAGAGCAAAATTCCACACCTGCAGAATCCATCAGCTAATTCTTAGCCTGTGAGGGACCAATGCGGCCACCCCACGTGTTGGGACGGGGGCTATTGAGGACCCTGCTCCTGCCGCACCTCTCTACCGTTCTCTACCAGCCATCCTgcagactccctctctccacctgctgggtcatcctcctcctctcctccctcaaatCACTCACACTCCTCTTTCAGAGGcgatctatctatttatctatctaagGCAAGTTTCACATCTGAAAAAAGGGGCTGTGAAAGACCCCACTACTGCCGCACCTCTTTCCTTCTggttcctctcctgctcctgtctCTGCCTTctcacttcctcctcttccactttGACCTTCCTCCGAGCCTCCAGGAACTTGTCAGTAGCGTATAgttcccctccactcctctccaccacAGCGtctatcttctccagcagcttcaTCAGATGACACGGCTCCATCTCTGCCTTGCTGTTCACAGTGTGGTAGCCTCCCCCACAGCTTCTGATCAGGCCCTGCACTTCCTGTTGTGACAGGAAGCCGTCCCACTCTCGTCTCGTGAACTTCTCTTTCCCAGTAAACAAAACGACAGTCATCCGTAGAGCCTCCTCGCCCAGCCTCTGTTTGATCCACTCCATGGCTCTCACGTCCCCCTCTGAGAGAGGCTTCCCGAGAGGGACCACCAGCAGGAAGGCGTGAGGTCCTGGAGCAGCCATGCTCAGACACCTCTCCAGTTCATCTCCACTTGGTCCGTCATCGCTTGAAGAGGAAACCATCAGACACCTCGGGGTGTCAATCAAAGAGACGCTCCTCTCTCCGACGTCTGACGTCTGCACAGAGCCTCTAGTGGTCTCCTGCTCTTCAAAAGCGTATCTGCCCAGAATGGCGTtcgctgttgttgttttccctGATCCAGGCTGACCCAGCAGTACCAGCCTGAGATTGGGTGCACCTGATGCTCTTCCAGACCCTACAAGGCAAGAACAGGCGTGTTGCTGGTAAATCACAATACATTAAATCAAGACATCTTGGCTTCAATGTAAATAGTAAGATAAAGTGTGACCAAATATTGTATGATCTTAGAACTCATGAGTACATCGCAATAAGTCAACTTAAAGGAATAGTTCTTGAATATGATCCTTTAAACTTTCCAATATCAGTGAAAATCTCCTTGGTAACAGTAAAAATAAATGACCAAATATTACGATttgtcatttttgtgttgtgtaaaaATGGGCTGAAACTTACCCTTAGAGAGAGCCATCTTCTGTCAGGAGCCTCTGCAGTGTGGTCTACAATTACTGCCAGGAATCTGAAacccaaatacaaacaaactgtAAACACAATGCAAGACGCTGTGGATCAGCTGGTTGAGAAAAGTgcaaacaacaccaacaccatggGTCCCATTAACAAGAGAGAACCATGGACTGGGTTCAACCTGTTCTGTAAGGTGCTTCAAAATCACTGgctacatactgtacacacacacattcagaaccaCTTGACAGTGAAGGGTGACGCAAGTGTCGTTGCTAGTTTCAGACCACCGCAGTTGTCATTTTCTCGTCCAGCATCTGTGCGCCCTGGTGCTTGTTTGTCTTAAAATGGAGTTTGTTCAGGCACGTTGGCGCATTGCAACGTCAGCGTATCTGAAAACCTCTGTTACCCCTGACAACCTACTGTGGACGGGGTCTAAGTTTGCTGTAAcatcgtgaaccaaaagctctaattctaattctaactcatcatccatggtggcaggaacacgcaggccctttcttccctattttagcagTGCGCTAATATCACCAGAGGGCGGAGTAAGGCGCTTATTATTAAAATGCGGAAACATATTGTGCGCTGTATGCGGTTTGTtaaaggcgctgattacgctacacttaatgttagtaaatgaggcccttcaTGTCAAGCCAGCGCTAAAACCTGCTCCTGTcacgccccctcctgattcAACTCACCTTCCTCAGTCACCTTCCCAGTCCCCAAATTGTCTAGTCATGAACACTTGTCACTCCCTTCACCACACTTTTTAGtctcctcactcccttcacttcttgtctggtctggtcttctATGGATTGAACTCCGTGTTTGTCCCTGTTCCTTTGTCCAGCTACAGACTATACGCTCCCTGGGTTTGTTCCTGCTCCTTTGTAAGCCACGGTTTAGTTATTTCTAGTTTTCCTAAGTTTAATTACTACCATGGACTGTTTCTGCTTCTCCTAGATCTTCTCAGCgttgtgtattttgttcattagTTTAGTTGAGTTTACTCAAGTCTGTTCAGTTAACCGTGTTACTCCAGTCTGTTAAGTTTACAGTTTGTCTTTTATCTGTCTTTTGTTGAATAAACTCCATCCTTGTTAAGTCTAGCCTGACATAAGTGCCACTTAGTAGCCTCCTCTTTTGAAGGTGGTAAATGCTGAGGACGTACCCCTCTCCAGTCTGGGCGCAAACATAGCTAGGaaaaatatttaacagggtaAGGTTGAATCTATGAAGCAGCACTATGGTTCCGACTAAGCTAGAGACCAGGCAGAAGGTTTTTAGCGTAGatgcgtcagttatcggacagtttatTAAAAAAGCAATATGCTAaatctatttatagattaacgttatgtataagcTTACCCAAACTAACGGTTTtcgagagagatatttgtcctttttaacttgtacgactcgtttaacacggcaagaaaacgtatttctaaatatttctattaatgtttacggtgacacgttacatgagtacgttttcgcCTGCGTCAATTATCGGACACTCCCACTTTGTTCCACTTACCACGTTGGTTTTTgagataataatatgctttcctcctgcttttacatataccggtctaatctctgtacaaatgactttgtcacaatatgttttgacaagcaaacgttaatctaactagtgttatttttgtttgatttgggtattttgtgggctttctttgatctgattcagttgtaggtgcagtctattcacttaaacacgcacacaacaaacatggcatgattatgTAGTGTTTTTCTCATTGTGTATATTACGTTTATTATAACGATATTGTAATTGTACTATCCTTcgtggaaatacaacatttgtatctaattcaactttgttttagttaaactgtaaacgcaACTACGGAACGCAACCTTCCTAGTCAAAATCGCGTTGTTCTCCCGCCCAATTTCTCAACGAGTgcctttcatattgacataggtctaaacgaccagagtaatcggatttggtctctgtgagcatccgtacttacattacatcatgctagctcagttagcatttgaaatgacagtttgAAATGACAGTTAAACTTCATCTTGGAGAGAACAAATCTCACAGTACAACTTTAAGACCAAATAAAATATTCGTCGCGCCACTAGGTGTTCCACTCTATAATGTGCACGCAAAAGTACGACACTATTTCACAAGCTTAAATTAGATCTACagagttattttttttcactAGTAAAGCCTAAAGGCCCTATTTTTGTGGGAGCTTACGTTTCTTGCCATAGTCGCCCGAAGTTGAtcacgagagtgaatgtaaacatgacaacgcCGAGTGTGTCCGATAATTGACGCGTGCCGGTAATTGACGCAGTTAAGATAtgacttttattacttttattccttttataatgattttagtaatccaagaagcctatcggaacaccAGATTCTTATacgattttttatttattttttacttcatgtattgctcttgctgcttgcttttattgattttatgtaaagcacttggacctgcaactcttgtacgaaatgtgctatataaataaagtcttacttacttacttactaaagATATTGGCCCAAGTCATCTTGCATAATTTTTTACGTCATCATCTTCCTTTCACATTGAATAGATTTTTTTGTTGTATATTTAGTTTATCTACTACTAAACACTCATATGTGGATAACAACCCTCCTTGAAGACAAATTTAAACATATTTGTATTATCTGAGCTGCTGCCAATAATTGCCAAACATGAAGGGTGTAAAGATATCTGGCATGTTTAGAAATATGTAAGGCCCCCAGGGAACTCCATCGTTCTCCATCGTCGGCTGCATCGGGGACGACAGCGAGGCAGAGTGCAGAGCTCTGATGGAGAGTTTTGGGGGCGGTGTGTCACTGATCGCCTCCAGTTCAGCGTCGGAGAGACCAAGGAGCTCTTGGTGGACTACCGACGGAGTgggaggaggagccccccaacTTCTaactagcatgttctgacaacacccctACCTCTTCAGATTTTTGGCAAATTTTCCCTttatgttaaatatatttttaatgtcAAATAATTGATTGGAGAAATAtaaggggcgcaaaaaactctgccaggcaaaaaaaaaaaggggcgCAGTTTTTGCTAGACGCAGTTTTTGGCGCCCACCTCTAGGTGGCATTCTAGGCAGCTGCCTATAGGAAGGACTGGCCCTACCTGGAGGGGTATAGTCTGGGctaggctattttacacccGAGGGTATAGTTTGGCCTAGGACAGTTTATCCCCGGGGTATACTTGggcctgggccaaagtatacCCGGGTTTATTCTGGACGGGGGTTAATTTGGCCTGTTACACCGGGACAGTTACAAACCCCTCCACCGCCCTGCTTTTGGAAAAGCtccattcttctcctccccGCATATAGGCAAAAG
This region includes:
- the LOC122128763 gene encoding GTPase IMAP family member 7-like, which translates into the protein MALSKGSGRASGAPNLRLVLLGQPGSGKTTTANAILGRYAFEEQETTRGSVQTSDVGERSVSLIDTPRCLMVSSSSDDGPSGDELERCLSMAAPGPHAFLLVVPLGKPLSEGDVRAMEWIKQRLGEEALRMTVVLFTGKEKFTRREWDGFLSQQEVQGLIRSCGGGYHTVNSKAEMEPCHLMKLLEKIDAVVERSGGELYATDKFLEARRKVKVEEEEVRRQRQEQERNQKERVFPLRVVLLGKTGCGKSASGNTILGREDFEEELSFESVTRTCSNQHNVVAGSKVTVIDTPGLFDTELSFEKLNGELEKCVEMSLPGPHAFLLVIRLDVRFTEEERNAVKWIQENFGEGALKYTIVLLTHGDVLKGKPVGDFLCKSPALLSLTEKVGGGYLVFNNKSKDSTQQVRELKEKIEAMVEENGGANYTNEMYKEAQRKIREKEERKKAEEERQKAEEERKKKQMGLDIENERKMGREAELMAAEEKWKRLKEKENAANERRKTFKADKQNAKKWRQYFEKLEKEFKVTLTRNMDIGYP